From the Homo sapiens chromosome 1, GRCh38.p14 Primary Assembly genome, one window contains:
- the REG4 gene encoding regenerating islet-derived protein 4 isoform 2 precursor (isoform 2 precursor is encoded by transcript variant 3) codes for MASRSMRLLLLLSCLAKTGVLGDIIMRPSCAPGWFYHKSNCYGYFRKLRNWSDAEVRNLLPAWPGLSRAKDQPEPQISFDSGSSVLPGHYEEKPLWLVKWREEGCVFNSFNSVSIAEAGAVCQTLDGLQAHTDT; via the exons ATGGCTTCCAGAAGCATGCGGCTGCTCCTATTGCTGAGCTGCCTGGCCAAAACAGGAGTCCTGGGTG ATATCATCATGAGACCCAGCTGTGCTCCTGGATGGTTTTACCACAAGTCCAATTGCTATGGttacttcaggaagctgaggaactGGTCTGATGCCGAGGTAAGAAACTTGCTGCCTGCTTGGCCTGGCCTTTCTAGAGCAAAGGACCAGCCAGAGCCCCAGATCTCATTTGATTCAGGATCAAGTGTCCTTCCTGGGCACTATGAAGAGAAGCCCCTTTGGCTGGTGAAATGGAGAGAAGAGGGTTGTGTGTTCAACTCATTCAATTCTGTAAGCATTGCTGAAGCAGGTGCTGTATGCCAGACCCTAGATGGGCTACAAGCACATACGGATACATAG